A window of the Pungitius pungitius chromosome 3, fPunPun2.1, whole genome shotgun sequence genome harbors these coding sequences:
- the pcid2 gene encoding PCI domain-containing protein 2, translating into MAHVTINQYLQEVYEAIDNHEGSFCSELLSFKHPHVANPRLQLASPEEKCQQLLEPPYDEMVAAHLRCIYAVSNHDFVEAYKFQTLVVQSFLRAFQSHKEENWALPVMFTVTLDLRIFANNAEQQLQKKGKGQPGEMLEKAAEQLMSCFRVCASDNRAGIEDSKKWGMMFLSNQLFKIYFKINKLHLCKPLIRAIDSSNLKNDYSPAQKVTYKYYVGRKAMFDSDFKPAEEFLSYAFHHCHPSSQKNKRMILIYLLPVKMLLGHMPTHQLLRKYDLMQFADVTKSVSEGNLLLLNEALAKHETFFIRCGIFLILEKLKVITYRNLFKKVYLLLRTHQLPLDAFVVAMKMMQLDDVDLDEVQCILANLIYMGHIKGYISHQHQKLVVSKQIPFPSLSTVS; encoded by the exons ATGGCCCACGTCACCATCAACCAGTACCTGCAGGAG GTGTATGAGGCCATCGACAACCACGAGGGATCCTTCTGCTCCGAGCTGCTCTCGTTCAAGCACCCACACGTCGCCAACCCCCGGCTCCAG ctCGCCAGTCCAGAAGAAAAATGCCAACAGCTCCTGGAGCCGCCGTATGACGAGATGGTCGCCGCCCACCTCAG GTGTATCTACGCCGTGTCCAACCACGACTTCGTTGAAGCCTACAAGTTCCAGACTCTCGTCGTTCA GTCCTTCCTGAGGGCCTTCCAGTCCCACAAAGAGGAGAACTG GGCTCTACCGGTGATGTTCACCGTCACTCTGGATCTCAGGATATTTGCCAACAAC GCTGAGCAGCAGTTGCAGAAGAAGGGCAAAGGTCAGCCTGGGGAGATGTTGGAGAAAGCAGCAGAACAACTGATGAGCTGCTTCAGAGTCTGTGCCAGCGACAA TCGAGCCGGCATCGAGGACTCCAAGAAGTGGGGCATGATGTTTCTGAGCAACCAGCTCTTCAAGATCTACTTCAAG ATCAATAAGCTCCACCTGTGTAAACCTCTGATCCGAGCCATCGACAGCTCCAACCTGAAGAACGACTACAGTCCAGCCCAGAAGGTCACGTACAAGTACTACGTGGGCCGCAAGGCCATGTTCGACAGCGACTTCAAGCCAG CGGAGGAGTTCCTGTCCTACGCTTTCCATCACTGTCATCCATCCAgtcagaagaacaagaggatGATCCTCATCTACCTGCTGCCCGTCAAGATGCTGCTG GGTCACATGCCGACTCACCAGCTCCTGAGGAAATACGACCTCATGCAGTTTGCAGACGTCACCAAATCTGTGAG TGAAggaaacctgctgctgctcaacgAGGCCTTGGCCAAACACGAGACCTTCTTCATCCGCTGCGGAATCTTCCTCATCCTGGAGAAGCTGAAGGTCATCACCTACAGGAACCTCTTCAAGAAAGT gTATCTCCTGCTGAGGACCCACCAGCTTCCTCTGGATGCCTTTGTGGTGGCCATGAAGATGATGCAGCTGGACGACGTGGACCTGGACGAGGTGCAGTGTATCCTGGCCAACCTGATTTACatg ggTCACATCAAAGGTTACATCTCCCATCAGCACCAGAAGCTTGTGGTCAGTAAACAGATTCCattcccttctctctccacGGTCTCCTAG
- the tbx19 gene encoding T-box transcription factor TBX19, whose amino-acid sequence MKVEGLQEEPVSSSESRVTRLLSAVEGELRAGREKGDPTEKDLRVTLEEAELWKKFQEITNEMIVTKNGRRMFPVLKVSVSGLDPSSMYSLLLDFVPADGCRWKFVNGEWAAAGRAEGRGEGRGHGGIYIHPDSPNFGAHWMKTAVTFNKVKLTNKVNAGGQVVLNSLHRYEPQLHIVCVGSRHRLVSHVTFKETQFIAVTAYQNEEVTALKIRYNPFAKAFLDAKDRNPGGRGLQESSDSCGGIQPCWSLCSAGGGGAYPYGGGLPLTSHHHHGYKHHGYPGRHAPYPSPYLPPRPHSSVCLSEGVQVLTDTWSSSSPRPTSSTNHNAAPSQPPPHSSSQYPCLWTAGGELSPSHSPCTALHGPISSEGVMQPPSHGRVGVAAWPPGPAHSF is encoded by the exons ATGAAGGTGGAGGGTCTCCAGGAGGAGCCCGTGTCCTCCTCAGAGAGCCGCGTGACCCGGCTGCTGAGCGCCGTGGAGGGCGAGCTGCGGGCCGGCCGCGAGAAGGGCGACCCCACGGAGAAGGACCTCCGGGTCAcgctggaggaggcggagctctgGAAAAAGTTTCAGGAGATCACCAACGAGATGATCGTCACCAAGAACGGCCG CCGGATGTTCCCGGTCCTGAAGGTCAGCGTCTCCGGTCTGGACCCCAGCTCCATGTACTCCCTCCTGCTGGACTTTGTGCCGGCCGACGGCTGCCGCTGGAAGTTCGTGAACGGCGAGTGGGCGGCGGCCGGCCGGGCCGAGGGGCGGGGCGAGGGGCGGGGCCACGGCGGCATCTACATCCACCCCGACTCGCCCAACTTTGGAGCTCACTGGATGAAGACGGCCGTGACCTTCAACAAGGTGAAGCTCACCAACAAGGTCAACGCAGGGGGACAG GTGGTGCTGAACTCGCTCCACCGGTACGAGCCTCAGCTCCACATCGTGTGCGTCGGCTCTCGACATCGCCTCGTGTCCCATGTGACCTTCAAGGAGACGCAGTTCATCGCCGTCACGGCCTACCAGAATGAGGAG GTCACGGCTCTGAAGATCAGGTACAACCCCTTTGCGAAAGCCTTCCTGGATGCAAAGGACAG GAACCCGGGTGGGCGGGGTTTACAGGAGTCCTCAGACAGTTGCGGTGGGATTCAACCTT gctggTCACTGTGCTCtgccggagggggcggggcttacccCTACGGAGGTGGCCTCCCACTGACCTCACACCATCACCACGGTTACAAGCATCACGGTTACCCGGGACGACACGccccttacccctccccctACCTGCCGCCACGCCCACACTCCTCag tctgtctgtctgaaggTGTCCAGGTGCTGACAGACACGTGGAGTAGCTCCTCCCCTCGGCCGACCTCCTCCACCAATCACAACGCTGCGCCCTCACAGCCTCCTCCTCACAGCTCCAG TCAGTATCCATGTCTGTGGACGGCTGGCGGCGAGCTAAgcccctcccactccccctGCACGGCCCTCCACGGACCAATCAGCAGCGAGGGCGTCATGCAGCCGCCCAGTCACGGACGAGTAGGTGTGGCCGCATGGCCTCCAGGCCCCGCCCACTCTTTCTGA
- the f10 gene encoding coagulation factor X produces the protein MFWFGQTSSVLLLLHLSAAPAIFLDGEAANHVLTRWRRANSFLEELKQGNLERECMEEACNHEEAREIFEDEAKTKEFWNKYFDGDACMSTPCANQGVCTDAIGTYTCYCQAGYQGFNCEIVIPELCENKNGGCQHFCKVERGSIHCSCADGYYLGSDDKSCHSDEPFRCGTIVTKSTRTIFRYVRQNTTNSNSTVSKAIGLKDTTSNVTGTPASLPNDFVLPDGEVFEELVVPDMADMTRIVNGENCPPGQCPWQALLLDEENVGFCGGTILTNYIILTAAHCMNKSRYIYVKLGEFDVLVDDGNEATHTVETLITHSMFRKDTYNNDIALIKLATPIKFSRFILPACLPDPVFAEKVLMRQEDGMVSGFGRLGERQETSTILQRLTLPYVDRNTCLESTQLRISPRMFCAGYDTIAKDACQGDSGGPHVTRYSDTYFVTGIVSWGEGCAKKGKYGVYTQVSKYISWIRQGIAGLMQKGKSGGRARRHQGAIERLVL, from the exons ATGTTTTGGTTTGGCCAAACCTCCtcggtcctcctgctgctccacctgaGCGCCGCTCCCGCCA TATTTTTGGACGGCGAGGCAGCCAACCACGTTCTGACCCGATGGAGACGGGCCAACAGCTTCCTAGAGGAACTCAAACAGGGCAACCTGGAGAGGGAGTGCATGGAAGAGGCCTGCAACCACGAGGAGGCGCGAGAGATCTTCGAAGACGAAGCTAAAACT aaggaaTTTTGGAACAAATATTTTG ACGGCGACGCATGCATGTCGACGCCCTGCGCCAATCAGGGAGTTTGCACCGACGCAATTGGCACctacacctgctactgccaggCCGGCTACCAGGGCTTCAACTGCGAGATTG TTATTCCGGAGCTTTGTGAGAATAAGAACGGCGGCTGCCAACATTTCTGTAAGGTGGAGCGAGGGAGCATTCACTGCTCGTGTGCCGACGGATATTATCTGGGATCGGACGACAAGTCCTGCCACTCGGACG AGCCCTTTAGATGCGGCACCATTGTCACCAAAAGCACCCGGACTATTTTCAGGTACGTGCGTCAGAACACAACCAACAGCAACAGCACCGTTTCAAAGGCCATCGGGTTGAAGGACACCACATCAAATGTCACCGGGACACCAGCCTCACTTCCCAATGACTTTGTTTTGCCCGATGGCGAGGTTTTTGAGGAGCTGGTGGTCCCTGATATGGCGGATATGACCCGCATTGTCAACGGAGAGAACTGTCCTCCGGGACAATGTCCATGGCAG GCGCTCCTCCTGGACGAGGAGAACGTGGGGTTCTGCGGAGGAACCATCCTCACTAATTACATCATCCTAACCGCCGCCCACTGCATGAACAAATCCCGCTACATCTACGTCAAACTTG GTGAGTTTGACGTGCTGGTGGATGACGGTAACGAAGCCACCCACACTGTGGAGACCCTCATCACCCACTCCATGTTCCGGAAGGACACTTACAACAACGACATAGCGCTCATCAAGCTGGCCACGCCCATCAAGTTCTCCAGGTTCATCTTGCCGGCCTGCTTGCCTGATCCAGTCTTCGCGGAAAAG GTGCTGATGCGCCAGGAGGACGGCATGGTCAGCGGGTTTGGCCGACTCGGCGAACGCCAGGAGACCTCCACCATCCTGCAGCGCCTCACCTTGCCCTACGTGGACCGCAACACCTGCTTGGAGTCCACCCAGTTGCGCATCTCACCCCGCATGTTCTGCGCCGGTTACGACACCATAGCCAAAGACGCCTGCCAGGGCGACAGCGGCGGGCCGCACGTCACGCGCTACTCCGACACCTACTTCGTCACCGGCATCGTTAGCTGGGGCGAAGGATGCGCAAAAAAAGGCAAGTACGGCGTCTACACGCAGGTCTCCAAGTACATCAGTTGGATCCGGCAGGGCATCGCCGGGCTGATGCAGAAGGGGAAGAGCGGCGGCAGGGCGAGGAGGCACCAGGGCGCCATCGAAAGGCTGGTTCTGTAA
- the prozb gene encoding protein Z, vitamin K-dependent plasma glycoprotein b, producing the protein MAVSIVSTSLPFLYLLACFLQVLIQGQVFRAPQDHQVFLRSRRANMYLLEEILQGNLERECHEERCNYEEAREYFEDTEKTIAFWTVYYDGDQCDPPPCLHGGNCTDKVGGFICSCTPPHYGPACELGAPADGGQPASSPQVTAEELFECPTEGPAACHQLCSPPSRSCSCLPGFKLQTDGRSCRPEAPFPCGRLPGGLDASPTACRHGNCPWQVTVLSSKGAELCGGVVLGRRSVLTAASCLLTDPTSPPRPSDFSVVAGDGEETLVHTLYVHGRFRSDHHDNDLALIKLARPLSFGPALIQLCLPEKDFSENVLMHSGRTGVAQKSGVQIQELVYMTLDECRTLINVSHPLSNKMFCMRNPNGPLGNENESLRIPNEPSEIHNGTSETPNQESSGSDQRSEVGSRGCGGPLPGTPVATVDRGTAFLTGLMMSSGCDGLVFTKLSRYLSWIRPRLEATEGHMTSQGQG; encoded by the exons ATGGCGGTCAGCATCGTGTCGACATCTCTTCCGTTTCTGTATCTCCTCGCCTGCTTCCTTCAGGTTCTCATCCAGGGACAAG TGTTCCGTGCCCCTCAGGACCACCAGGTGTTCCTGAGGTCCAGGAGAGCCAACATGTACCTGTTGGAGGAGATCCTTCAGGGGAACCTGGAGCGAGAGTGTCATGAGGAGCGTTGCAACTATGAGGAGGCGCGCGAGTACTTTGAGGACACTGAGAAGACG ATCGCCTTCTGGACCGTTTACTACG ATGGGGAtcagtgtgacccccccccctgtctgcacGGAGGGAACTGCACCGATAAAGTGGGGGGGTTCATCTGCTCCTGCACCCCTCCCCACTACGGACCGGCCTGTGAACTGGGAGCTCCGGCGGATGGAGGTCAGCCGGCCTCCTCGCCACAGGTCACCGCGGAAG AGCTCTTCGAGTGTCCGACCGAGGGGCCGGCGGCGTGTCACCAGCTGTGCTCGCCGCCCTCGCGCTCCTGCTCCTGCCTCCCGGGGTTCAAACTACAGACCGACGGGCGGAGCTGCCGACCCGAAG CGCCGTTCCCCTGCGGGCGACTCCCCGGCGGCCTCGACGCCAGCCCGACGGCGTGTCGCCACGGCAACTGTCCCTGGCAG GTCACCGTGCTGAGCAGCAAAGGGGCGGAGCTTTGCGGCGGTGTGGTGCTGGGGCGCCGCTCCGTGCTGACCGCCGCCAGCTGCCTGCTGACCGACCCGACCTCGCCCCCCCGACCTTCGGACTTTTCTGTGGTCGCCG GCGACGGCGAGGAGACGCTCGTCCACACGCTGTACGTCCACGGCCGATTCCGTTCggatcaccatgacaacgacCTCGCCCTCATCAAGCTGGCCCGCCCCCTTTCCTTCGGCCCTGCCCTCATCCAGCTGTGCCTGCCTGAAAAGGACTTCAGCGAAAACGTCctgatgcattctgggaggACGGGCGTCGCCCAGAAGAGCGGAGTGCAGATCCAGGAACTGGTCTACATGACGCTGGACGAGTGTCGCACGCTGATCAACGTCTCGCACCCGCTGAGCAACAAGATGTTCTGCATGAGGAACCCGAATGGACCTCTGGGGAACGAGAACGAATCCTTAAGGATCCCGAACGAGCCTTCAGAGATCCACAATGGGACGTCAGAGACTCCGAACCAGGAGTCCTCCGGATCtgaccagaggtcagaggtcggctCCCGGGGATGCGGGGGCCCCTTGCCGGGGACGCCGGTTGCCACGGTGGATCGGGGGACTGCGTTCCTGACGggcctgatgatgtcatcggggTGCGACGGCCTGGTGTTCACTAAACTGTCGCGCTACCTGAGCTGGATCCGACCCCGGCTGGAGGCCACcgagggtcacatgacctcgcAGGGGCAGGGCTAA